In Caldilineales bacterium, a single genomic region encodes these proteins:
- a CDS encoding MarR family transcriptional regulator yields MPPEPICHTTGFLLARLCGAHRRAVGHELEALGLHPGQEMFMEQLWMQEGRTQNELAELLAVQPATISKMYQRLEQAGLVTKCTHEEDSRAVRVRLTDKGRALREATEAAWSEAEARLLAHMTVEEKIIFRRLLLQAAENLSEQPYP; encoded by the coding sequence ATGCCCCCCGAGCCCATCTGCCATACCACCGGCTTCCTCCTCGCCCGGCTTTGCGGCGCCCACCGTCGCGCTGTCGGCCACGAGCTGGAGGCTCTGGGTCTCCATCCTGGCCAGGAGATGTTCATGGAGCAGCTTTGGATGCAAGAGGGACGTACACAAAACGAGCTTGCCGAACTGTTGGCCGTCCAGCCGGCTACGATCAGCAAGATGTATCAACGCCTGGAACAGGCTGGACTGGTCACGAAGTGTACGCATGAAGAAGACAGCCGGGCGGTGCGCGTCCGCCTGACCGACAAAGGCCGGGCCTTGCGTGAAGCGACCGAAGCCGCCTGGTCAGAGGCCGAAGCCCGTCTCCTTGCCCACATGACCGTGGAGGAAAAGATCATCTTTCGCCGCCTGCTCTTGCAGGCCGCCGAAAACCTGAGCGAACAACCCTATCCCTGA
- a CDS encoding type II toxin-antitoxin system YafQ family toxin: MPLLLRQTTRFRSDVKRLQRQGADLSKLEAVIETLVYGQSLEGRYRDHPLVGSWKGYRECHLQPDWIFIYRITSDELQLIRTGTHADLFGR, translated from the coding sequence ATGCCGCTTCTTCTGCGCCAGACAACGCGTTTTCGCAGCGATGTGAAGCGATTGCAGCGACAGGGCGCCGATCTGTCGAAACTGGAAGCAGTGATCGAAACGCTTGTCTACGGCCAAAGCCTGGAGGGGCGCTATCGAGACCATCCTCTGGTCGGTAGCTGGAAAGGCTACCGAGAGTGCCACCTTCAACCTGACTGGATTTTCATCTATCGCATCACCAGCGACGAACTGCAACTCATCCGCACAGGCACTCACGCCGACCTCTTTGGTCGCTGA
- a CDS encoding glycosyltransferase family 39 protein: MSERLATCWRGQPGRWLALAAIVAYLIFSWPRLIYPYDLDFIEDGMLMQAWRMAHSLSTYLPANAIFVPHAYPPLYPWLGSWLLRLAGAAFWPLRALSVLATIATALILFGVARRESRSNLLAAAVMVLFFLGNRVVGGWYELARVDALFLMLVVAGFSLAVYRTDSMAGLIAAALALMAAFFSKQQGVLFFIAASCYLLWARRGRSWPFFAAGIGVGSLVFFWLQRTTSGGFGYYVFAIQGGSSDLQLIRLLRSLVWDFAGSMAALVALLSLAVFLAWRRRGWRFFLLQPWFFFTAVAVGVALLGRTSVGGNLNHLMPAYALLCLAPALLWAELAQRPASHRRRSRWILGAALAMQLGLCFFNPARYLTSAVLPLQLTPTAAMRAAGDRLIARIAAADGPVLVLQHPFYALLAGKEPAVQISALWHARRQGRDPLPDDLIALIRNKEAAMIIADDSDYFETDPAWLQLLTTYYRPAGHLSPTEAPPTLSGMIVRPRTVYVPQ, encoded by the coding sequence ATGAGCGAGCGTTTGGCGACTTGTTGGCGAGGGCAGCCGGGGCGTTGGCTGGCCCTGGCCGCCATCGTCGCCTATCTGATCTTTTCCTGGCCGCGCCTTATCTATCCCTATGACCTCGATTTCATCGAGGATGGGATGCTGATGCAGGCGTGGCGGATGGCGCACAGCCTGTCGACCTATTTGCCCGCCAACGCCATCTTCGTTCCCCACGCCTATCCACCGCTGTACCCGTGGCTGGGTTCGTGGTTGTTGCGACTGGCCGGGGCGGCGTTCTGGCCTCTGCGGGCGCTGTCTGTCCTTGCCACCATCGCCACCGCCCTGATTCTTTTCGGCGTCGCTCGCCGCGAGAGCCGCAGCAACCTCCTGGCGGCGGCGGTGATGGTGCTGTTCTTCCTGGGAAACCGGGTGGTGGGAGGATGGTATGAGTTAGCGCGCGTCGATGCGCTTTTCCTGATGCTGGTGGTGGCCGGCTTCAGCCTGGCCGTCTATCGCACCGACTCGATGGCCGGCCTCATCGCCGCCGCGCTGGCGCTCATGGCGGCCTTCTTCAGCAAACAACAAGGTGTCCTCTTCTTCATCGCCGCGAGCTGCTATCTACTATGGGCGCGGCGCGGCCGCTCATGGCCGTTCTTTGCCGCCGGGATCGGCGTGGGGAGCCTGGTTTTCTTCTGGCTGCAACGAACGACCAGCGGCGGCTTTGGCTATTATGTCTTCGCCATCCAGGGCGGCTCCAGCGATTTGCAGCTGATTCGTCTTCTGCGTAGCCTGGTTTGGGATTTCGCAGGGAGCATGGCGGCGCTCGTCGCCCTCCTTTCCCTGGCCGTGTTCCTGGCCTGGCGGCGGCGGGGATGGCGCTTCTTCCTCCTGCAGCCGTGGTTTTTCTTCACGGCCGTTGCCGTGGGCGTTGCCTTGTTGGGCCGCACTTCGGTGGGCGGCAATCTCAATCACCTGATGCCGGCCTATGCGCTCTTGTGTCTGGCCCCGGCGCTGTTATGGGCGGAGTTGGCGCAGCGCCCGGCCTCCCATCGTCGCCGAAGCCGCTGGATACTGGGGGCGGCGCTGGCCATGCAGCTTGGCCTTTGCTTCTTCAACCCGGCCCGCTACCTGACGAGCGCCGTCCTCCCCCTGCAACTGACGCCGACCGCGGCCATGCGCGCCGCCGGCGACCGCCTGATTGCCCGCATCGCCGCCGCCGATGGCCCGGTGCTGGTTCTCCAGCATCCGTTCTACGCCCTGCTGGCCGGAAAAGAACCGGCGGTGCAGATTTCGGCCTTGTGGCACGCCCGCCGCCAAGGCCGCGACCCCCTGCCCGACGACCTCATCGCCCTGATCAGGAACAAGGAGGCGGCAATGATCATCGCCGATGACAGCGACTATTTCGAGACTGACCCTGCCTGGCTGCAATTACTCACCACCTACTATCGCCCGGCCGGGCATCTCAGCCCGACCGAAGCCCCGCCCACCCTCTCCGGCATGATCGTGCGCCCGCGCACGGTTTATGTGCCCCAGTGA
- the metG gene encoding methionine--tRNA ligase: MPTHRILVCVAWPYASGDRHLGHVAGAYLPPDIFARYQRLRGKQVLMVSGSDTHGTPITVRAAQEGVSSAEIVARYHGRFVQSYKDLGLSFDLFTHTDTQNHWDVTHELFRNHLASGYIYQDRQQQPYCLIDGRFLADRYIEGVCPICGYTDARGDQCDNCGNTLDPVDLLRPRCKICGQSQIEIRETEHFFFDLGKASPHLAAWLSAGDKGHWRTAVINYARQQAESGELRGRAITRDIDWGISIPVPGWENKVIYVWYDAVIGYLSATREACALDGDPEGWREWWTDPDTPAYYFIGKDNIPFHSIIWPAMLIGDGRGLNLPYDIPANEFLNIEDKKISTSRRWTIDLPDFLSRYDPDPLRYALTINAPETRDVNFTWEEFVRRNNDELVATWGNLVNRTLGFAFSRFDARVPTPGPLDASDQALLAASEAAFATVGAELDAVRLKLALIKAMELAHEANRYLNEKAPWTQIKDDPAAAATTVYVALQVIDRLKILLNPFLPFTTQQLHSFLGYDGDIFGQLGIEEVTDARGTRPVLRYDGSHLDATWAPGVLPPGQPLRKPSALYKKLDPSVIEAERQRLLEHLGTAA, encoded by the coding sequence ATGCCCACCCACCGCATCCTCGTCTGCGTCGCCTGGCCCTACGCCAGCGGCGACCGCCACCTCGGCCATGTCGCCGGCGCCTACCTGCCGCCCGACATCTTCGCCCGCTACCAGCGTCTGCGCGGGAAGCAAGTGCTCATGGTCTCCGGCTCCGACACGCACGGCACGCCCATCACCGTGCGCGCGGCCCAGGAAGGCGTCAGCTCGGCCGAGATCGTGGCCCGCTATCACGGCCGCTTCGTCCAGAGCTACAAAGACCTGGGCCTCAGCTTCGACCTCTTCACCCACACCGACACCCAGAACCACTGGGACGTGACCCACGAACTCTTCCGCAACCACCTTGCCAGCGGCTACATCTACCAGGATCGCCAGCAACAGCCCTACTGCCTGATCGACGGGCGCTTCCTGGCCGACCGCTACATCGAAGGCGTCTGTCCCATCTGCGGCTATACCGACGCCCGCGGCGACCAGTGCGACAACTGCGGCAACACCCTCGACCCGGTTGACCTCCTCCGCCCCCGCTGCAAAATCTGCGGCCAGAGCCAGATCGAAATCCGGGAAACCGAGCATTTCTTCTTCGACCTGGGCAAGGCCAGCCCCCACCTGGCCGCCTGGCTGAGCGCCGGCGACAAAGGCCACTGGCGCACCGCCGTCATCAACTACGCCCGCCAGCAGGCCGAGAGCGGCGAGTTACGCGGCCGCGCCATCACCCGCGACATCGATTGGGGCATCAGCATCCCCGTCCCCGGCTGGGAGAACAAGGTCATCTACGTCTGGTACGACGCCGTCATCGGCTATCTCAGCGCCACGCGCGAGGCCTGCGCCCTGGACGGCGACCCCGAAGGCTGGCGGGAATGGTGGACCGACCCCGACACGCCCGCCTACTACTTCATCGGCAAGGATAACATCCCCTTCCATTCCATCATCTGGCCGGCGATGCTGATCGGCGATGGCCGTGGCCTCAACCTGCCCTACGACATCCCTGCCAACGAATTCCTCAACATCGAGGACAAGAAGATCAGCACCAGCCGCCGCTGGACGATCGACCTGCCCGACTTCCTCAGCCGCTACGACCCCGACCCCCTGCGCTATGCCCTGACCATCAACGCCCCCGAAACTCGCGACGTCAACTTCACCTGGGAAGAGTTCGTGCGCCGCAACAATGACGAACTGGTGGCGACATGGGGCAACCTGGTCAACCGCACCCTGGGCTTCGCCTTCAGCCGCTTCGACGCCCGCGTGCCCACGCCCGGCCCGCTGGACGCTTCCGACCAGGCCCTCTTGGCCGCATCCGAAGCCGCCTTCGCCACGGTCGGGGCTGAGTTGGACGCTGTGCGCCTCAAGCTGGCCCTGATCAAAGCCATGGAATTGGCCCACGAAGCCAACCGCTATCTCAACGAGAAGGCCCCCTGGACGCAGATCAAAGACGACCCGGCCGCCGCCGCCACCACCGTCTACGTCGCCTTGCAGGTCATCGACCGCCTGAAAATCCTCCTCAACCCCTTCTTGCCCTTCACCACCCAGCAGCTTCACAGTTTCCTCGGTTATGATGGCGACATCTTTGGACAGCTCGGCATCGAGGAAGTGACCGACGCCCGTGGAACCCGGCCCGTCCTCCGCTACGATGGCAGCCATCTCGACGCCACCTGGGCCCCCGGCGTCCTCCCGCCCGGCCAGCCCTTGCGCAAACCTAGCGCCCTCTACAAAAAACTCGACCCCAGCGTGATCGAGGCCGAGCGCCAACGCTTGCTCGAACACCTGGGAACAGCGGCATAG
- the trxA gene encoding thioredoxin, whose product MTNFLKKLFGGQPAPSSVGQDDGHGPIHVGDADFAQVVLGADSLAIVDLWADWCRPCHMLAPTIERLAAEYEGRVLVAKLDVDENQATARRYGVRSIPTVLFIRDGKEIDRMVGVQPYISFANRINRHLEPAGGQ is encoded by the coding sequence ATGACCAACTTCTTGAAGAAACTGTTCGGCGGCCAACCCGCCCCATCGTCTGTCGGACAGGATGACGGCCACGGCCCCATCCACGTCGGCGACGCCGATTTCGCCCAGGTGGTGCTCGGCGCCGATTCCCTGGCCATCGTCGATCTGTGGGCGGATTGGTGCCGCCCCTGCCACATGCTGGCCCCCACCATCGAGCGTCTGGCCGCCGAATACGAGGGCCGGGTGCTGGTGGCCAAGCTGGATGTGGACGAAAACCAGGCTACCGCCCGTCGCTACGGCGTCCGCAGCATCCCCACCGTCCTCTTCATCCGCGACGGCAAGGAGATCGACCGCATGGTGGGCGTGCAGCCCTACATCTCCTTTGCCAACCGCATCAACCGGCATCTTGAGCCGGCCGGCGGGCAATGA
- a CDS encoding UbiD family decarboxylase, which translates to MTPATRHLPPATCHLPLPMPYRDLRHFIERLEKAGELRRITAPVDPQLEITEITDRVSKGPAEQNKALLFERVKGSDMPVLINALGNPRRMAWALGVENLNDLHDNLAKLIDLKLPQGFGPALGRAGDLVGALRSIGLKPSIVGKAPVQEVVKTGADATLAGLPILTCWPHDGGPYLTMTTVITRDPANNVRNVGMYRVQVYDERTVGMHWQLHKGGAEHERAARETRETRRGEVSSPPSPPSSSSPPSPPSSSSPSSPPSPSSPSSPSSSLPVAISLGGDPAVMWSGSAPLPPGIDEFLLAGWLRGKPVDLVRCVSQPLEVPAQAEIVIEGYVDPSESRLEGPFGDHTGFYTPPAPYPVLHITAVTHRRQPIYPTTIVGKPPMEDYWMGKATERLFLPLMKLFQGEIVDVNMPAAGVFHNLIFVSIKKRFPGHARKVINGLWGLGLMMLTKCIVIFDAEVDVQNEAEALFHMFGNVDWGRDVIIQDGPVDALDHGSHHFAFGGKIGIDATHKLPEEGYTRGWPTPIAMSDEIKERVGRRWLQYGFGAAPG; encoded by the coding sequence TTGACACCCGCCACCCGCCACCTGCCACCTGCCACCTGCCACCTGCCCCTCCCCATGCCCTACCGCGACCTCCGTCACTTCATCGAACGCCTGGAAAAAGCCGGCGAACTCCGGCGCATCACCGCCCCGGTCGATCCGCAGCTGGAGATCACCGAGATCACCGACCGGGTGAGCAAAGGCCCGGCCGAGCAGAACAAAGCCCTGCTGTTCGAGCGCGTCAAAGGCTCGGACATGCCGGTGCTGATCAATGCCCTGGGCAACCCGCGCCGCATGGCCTGGGCGCTGGGCGTCGAGAATCTGAACGACCTGCACGACAACCTGGCCAAACTGATCGACCTCAAGCTGCCGCAAGGCTTTGGCCCTGCCCTGGGCCGCGCCGGCGATCTGGTGGGCGCACTGCGCAGTATCGGCCTCAAACCGAGCATCGTCGGCAAGGCCCCCGTGCAGGAAGTGGTCAAGACCGGCGCTGACGCCACCCTGGCCGGCCTCCCCATCCTCACTTGCTGGCCCCACGATGGCGGCCCCTACCTCACCATGACCACCGTCATCACCCGCGACCCGGCCAACAACGTGCGCAATGTGGGCATGTACCGGGTGCAGGTGTATGACGAGCGCACGGTGGGTATGCACTGGCAATTGCACAAAGGCGGGGCCGAGCACGAGCGCGCGGCCCGCGAAACCCGCGAAACCCGTAGGGGCGAGGTCTCCTCGCCCCCCTCGCCCCCCTCATCTTCCTCGCCCCCCTCGCCCCCCTCATCTTCCTCGCCCTCCTCGCCCCCCTCGCCTTCCTCGCCCTCCTCGCCCTCCTCCTCCCTACCGGTTGCCATCAGCCTGGGCGGCGACCCGGCCGTGATGTGGTCGGGCAGCGCCCCGCTGCCTCCTGGCATCGACGAATTCCTGCTGGCCGGCTGGCTGAGGGGCAAGCCGGTGGACCTGGTGCGCTGCGTCAGCCAACCGCTGGAGGTCCCCGCTCAGGCTGAGATCGTGATCGAAGGCTATGTCGATCCCTCCGAAAGCCGACTCGAAGGCCCCTTTGGCGACCACACCGGCTTCTACACCCCGCCCGCCCCCTATCCCGTCCTCCACATCACCGCCGTCACCCACCGCCGGCAGCCCATCTACCCCACCACTATCGTCGGCAAACCACCGATGGAGGACTATTGGATGGGCAAGGCCACCGAGCGCCTGTTCTTGCCGCTGATGAAACTTTTTCAGGGCGAAATCGTCGACGTGAACATGCCAGCGGCGGGCGTCTTCCACAACCTCATCTTCGTCTCGATCAAAAAGCGCTTCCCCGGCCACGCCCGCAAGGTCATCAACGGGCTGTGGGGGCTGGGGCTGATGATGCTAACCAAGTGCATCGTCATCTTCGATGCCGAAGTCGATGTCCAGAACGAAGCCGAAGCTCTTTTCCACATGTTCGGCAATGTCGACTGGGGCCGTGATGTCATCATCCAGGATGGCCCCGTCGATGCCCTCGACCACGGCAGCCACCACTTCGCCTTTGGCGGCAAGATCGGCATCGACGCCACCCACAAGCTGCCCGAAGAAGGCTACACCCGCGGCTGGCCTACTCCCATCGCTATGAGCGACGAGATCAAAGAGCGGGTCGGGCGGCGGTGGTTGCAGTATGGCTTCGGCGCCGCGCCGGGTTGA
- a CDS encoding type II toxin-antitoxin system RelB/DinJ family antitoxin — MPTVAVQSRVSPELKEQAEAVFAALGLSTSDAIRMFLQQTVNTGGLPFQPSTRRPNAETLEARREIESGGGQVFRTTADLFADWKS; from the coding sequence ATGCCAACCGTGGCCGTACAATCACGGGTCAGCCCGGAACTCAAAGAACAGGCCGAAGCTGTCTTCGCCGCTCTGGGTTTGTCCACTTCTGATGCCATTCGCATGTTCTTGCAGCAAACTGTCAATACCGGTGGGCTGCCGTTTCAGCCCAGCACGCGGCGACCCAACGCCGAGACGCTGGAAGCCAGGCGTGAGATCGAAAGCGGCGGCGGGCAAGTCTTCCGCACGACTGCTGACCTATTCGCCGATTGGAAAAGCTGA
- the pgm gene encoding phosphoglucomutase (alpha-D-glucose-1,6-bisphosphate-dependent) — translation MHPLAGQPAPRALLINTPRLISAYYTRHPDPANPAHQVAFGTSGHRGVSEQHSFNEDHILAISQAICEYRQGEGIAGPLYVGMDTHALSEPAQISAIEVFAANGVEVRYQAGFGYTPTPVISHAILAHNRGRAAPLADGVVITPSHNPPSDGGFKYNPPDGGPADTSVTKRVQDRANQLLAEGLAGVKRMSWERAIRADGVQAHDFVTPYVADLGSVIDMEAIRSVGLKIGADPMGGASLAYWAPIAERFGLDIEVVNPAIDPAFGFMTVDKDGKIRMDCSSPQAMASLIGLKDRFDVAFGNDPDSDRHGIVVPSAGLLNPNHYLAVAIWYLFQNRPGWRKDAAVGKTLVSSSMIDRVAAHLGRRLAEVPVGFKWFVEGLVDGSYGFGGEESAGASFLRHDGTAWTTDKDGILLDLLAAEITAVTGKDPGEHYRDLEAMFGSPVYERMDAPANRRQKAVLSALSPELVAATELAGEPITAKLTRAPANNAAIGGLKVVTANGWFAARPSGTEDVYKIYAESFLGPDHLRRIQAEAQAMVGAALAAAGV, via the coding sequence ATGCATCCCCTTGCCGGCCAGCCCGCCCCCCGCGCCCTCCTCATCAACACGCCTCGCCTGATCTCGGCCTACTACACCCGCCATCCCGACCCCGCTAACCCGGCCCACCAGGTCGCCTTCGGCACTTCCGGTCATCGCGGCGTCTCCGAGCAGCACAGCTTCAACGAAGACCACATCCTCGCTATCAGCCAGGCGATCTGCGAATACCGGCAGGGCGAGGGCATCGCTGGGCCGCTGTACGTCGGCATGGACACGCACGCCCTCTCCGAGCCGGCGCAAATCTCGGCCATCGAGGTCTTCGCGGCCAACGGGGTCGAGGTCCGATACCAGGCCGGGTTCGGCTACACCCCCACGCCCGTCATCTCCCACGCCATCCTCGCCCACAATCGGGGCCGGGCGGCGCCTCTGGCCGATGGCGTCGTCATCACCCCCTCGCACAACCCGCCCAGCGACGGCGGCTTCAAGTACAACCCGCCCGACGGCGGCCCTGCCGACACCAGCGTGACCAAACGGGTCCAGGATCGGGCCAATCAACTGCTGGCCGAGGGTCTGGCCGGGGTGAAGCGCATGTCCTGGGAGCGAGCCATCCGCGCGGACGGGGTGCAGGCGCACGATTTCGTCACGCCCTACGTGGCCGACCTGGGCAGCGTCATCGACATGGAGGCCATTCGGTCGGTGGGGCTGAAGATCGGGGCCGACCCCATGGGCGGGGCCAGCCTGGCCTATTGGGCGCCGATCGCCGAACGTTTTGGGCTGGACATCGAGGTGGTCAACCCGGCCATCGACCCCGCCTTCGGCTTCATGACCGTGGACAAAGACGGCAAGATCCGCATGGACTGCTCGTCGCCGCAGGCCATGGCCAGCCTGATCGGACTCAAAGACCGCTTCGATGTCGCCTTCGGCAACGACCCCGACAGCGACCGCCACGGCATCGTCGTCCCCAGCGCCGGGCTGCTGAACCCCAACCACTACCTGGCCGTGGCCATCTGGTATCTGTTCCAGAACCGGCCGGGCTGGCGCAAGGATGCGGCCGTGGGCAAGACGCTCGTCTCCAGTTCGATGATCGACCGTGTCGCCGCCCACCTGGGCCGCCGTCTGGCCGAAGTCCCGGTCGGGTTCAAGTGGTTCGTCGAGGGGCTGGTCGATGGCTCCTACGGCTTCGGCGGCGAGGAAAGCGCCGGGGCCAGCTTTCTCCGCCATGACGGAACCGCCTGGACGACCGACAAAGACGGCATCCTCCTCGACCTGCTGGCAGCCGAGATCACCGCCGTCACCGGCAAAGACCCCGGCGAACACTATCGCGATCTGGAGGCGATGTTCGGCAGCCCGGTCTACGAACGTATGGACGCACCCGCCAACCGCCGGCAGAAGGCCGTCCTCTCCGCCCTCTCGCCCGAACTGGTGGCTGCCACCGAGCTGGCCGGGGAGCCGATCACGGCCAAACTGACGCGTGCGCCCGCCAACAACGCCGCCATCGGTGGGCTGAAGGTGGTGACGGCCAACGGCTGGTTCGCCGCCCGTCCCTCTGGCACCGAGGATGTGTACAAAATCTATGCCGAGAGCTTCCTCGGCCCCGACCATCTGCGCCGCATCCAGGCCGAGGCGCAGGCGATGGTGGGAGCGGCGTTGGCGGCGGCCGGCGTCTGA
- a CDS encoding DMT family transporter — translation MPSASRLGLLYVGVAVFFFSTSALFIRWAGALTSYEITFWRLAIAAAALGLAMILRRERWMLPRQQWGRFAGFGLVAALHFVLYAAAIGFTTIAHALSIVYTAPIFVAIFSAVFLHESLARRQWLGVLAAVVGVAVLAGFQPEMTGEMLIGDLLALGSAITYGLYSVIGRAQRHQTSLLTYAFSVYAVAALWTATPAALAFTPGGYTSASILSLLALGLLPLALGHTLYNAALRHTNATYANIIAMLEVAGAILLGALLLGEIPTANEIIGALITLAGVLIVLI, via the coding sequence ATGCCATCCGCCTCACGCCTCGGGCTGCTCTACGTCGGCGTCGCCGTCTTCTTCTTCTCCACTAGCGCTCTTTTCATCCGTTGGGCCGGCGCCCTAACCAGTTACGAGATCACCTTCTGGCGGCTGGCGATTGCCGCCGCTGCCCTGGGCCTGGCCATGATCCTGCGCCGCGAACGGTGGATGCTCCCGCGCCAACAGTGGGGCCGTTTTGCCGGCTTTGGCCTGGTTGCGGCCCTTCATTTCGTCCTCTACGCCGCTGCCATCGGCTTCACCACCATCGCCCACGCCCTCTCCATCGTCTACACCGCCCCCATCTTCGTCGCCATCTTCTCCGCCGTCTTCTTGCATGAGTCCCTGGCGCGGCGCCAGTGGCTGGGCGTGTTGGCGGCGGTGGTCGGGGTGGCGGTGCTGGCCGGGTTCCAGCCGGAGATGACCGGCGAAATGCTTATCGGCGACCTCCTGGCCCTGGGATCGGCCATCACCTACGGCCTCTATAGCGTCATCGGCCGGGCGCAGCGGCATCAGACCAGCCTGCTGACCTACGCCTTCAGCGTCTACGCCGTCGCCGCCCTGTGGACGGCCACCCCGGCCGCCCTGGCCTTCACGCCCGGCGGCTACACCTCGGCCTCGATCCTCAGCCTGCTAGCCCTGGGGTTGTTGCCGTTGGCCCTGGGCCATACCCTCTACAACGCCGCTCTGCGCCACACCAACGCCACCTACGCCAACATCATCGCCATGCTCGAAGTCGCCGGCGCCATCCTCCTGGGCGCCCTGCTCCTGGGCGAAATCCCGACCGCCAACGAGATCATCGGAGCACTGATCACCCTGGCCGGCGTCCTCATCGTGCTAATCTGA
- a CDS encoding YceI family protein, producing MSWQTDASHTHIQFAVRHMMLAKVRGHFDKFDVAVDLDEANPERTSVKVDIDAASLDTRDAHRDGHLRSADFLNAEVYPTLHFQSKRVEQINAERARLVGDLTIRDVTREVPLDVEFIGRSKSPWGAESLGFNAKTKINRKDWGLTWNVGLETGGWLVGDEVAIEIDAELTRKN from the coding sequence ATGTCCTGGCAAACTGATGCCTCCCACACGCACATTCAATTCGCTGTCCGCCACATGATGTTGGCCAAAGTCCGCGGTCATTTCGACAAATTCGACGTCGCTGTCGACCTGGACGAAGCCAACCCGGAGCGCACCTCCGTCAAGGTGGACATCGACGCCGCCAGCCTGGATACGCGCGATGCACATCGCGACGGCCACCTCCGCTCGGCCGATTTCCTCAACGCCGAGGTCTACCCCACCCTCCACTTCCAGAGCAAGCGCGTCGAGCAGATCAATGCCGAGCGCGCCCGGCTGGTCGGCGACCTCACCATTCGCGATGTGACCCGCGAGGTGCCGCTGGATGTCGAGTTCATCGGCCGTTCCAAGAGCCCCTGGGGCGCCGAGAGCCTCGGCTTCAACGCCAAAACCAAGATCAACCGCAAAGACTGGGGCCTGACCTGGAATGTGGGTCTAGAAACCGGCGGCTGGCTGGTCGGCGACGAGGTAGCGATCGAGATCGATGCCGAGCTGACGCGAAAGAACTGA